Proteins from one Halovivax limisalsi genomic window:
- a CDS encoding MFS transporter, producing MGRVPFSEWLAVANPRRVGLISGAHAMNEFFSVALPPILPLLVAEFQFDYAAAGFLLTVFFAAYSICQLPVGIVADRVGKRPLIAVSTIGLVVGVLIASQADSYAQLVVAQLVSGVSGSAYHPAGMALISDIESGDTEGRAMGIHGLGGIVGVALAPVVIGGVSELSTWRTALIAAGGLGVVFTAVFLLWYPDREDAEAAEERSDSGDRVEPDGAGGVETRSWVALLGQPATLKFVILLFAMHALVSAEIRALHSFTTAFAYGRTSDSTLAANVVFLALLLGSGVASLLAGSLSDVVDRRTLGASAGVAAAVLFSFVAIVPATLGALSAFFFAIGLVLYMKTPAMNAITAQFSDPASSGSLFGVMTTASALGGAAAPTVFGVIATEANDEVAFASIGAVSVVTVIVFLLVRRVDPDPAAR from the coding sequence ATGGGCCGGGTACCGTTCTCGGAGTGGCTAGCGGTCGCCAATCCCCGCCGCGTCGGGCTGATCAGCGGCGCGCACGCGATGAACGAGTTCTTCAGCGTCGCGCTGCCGCCGATACTGCCGCTGCTCGTCGCGGAGTTCCAGTTCGATTACGCGGCCGCGGGCTTCCTGCTAACCGTCTTCTTCGCCGCCTACTCCATCTGCCAGCTGCCGGTCGGCATCGTCGCCGATCGGGTGGGAAAACGGCCGCTGATCGCCGTCAGCACGATCGGACTCGTCGTCGGCGTCCTGATCGCCAGCCAGGCGGACTCCTACGCGCAACTCGTCGTCGCACAGCTCGTCTCGGGCGTGAGCGGCAGCGCGTACCACCCCGCCGGGATGGCCCTCATCAGCGACATCGAATCGGGCGACACGGAGGGGCGCGCGATGGGGATCCACGGCCTCGGCGGCATCGTCGGGGTCGCGCTCGCGCCCGTCGTCATCGGCGGCGTCAGCGAACTCTCGACCTGGCGGACGGCCCTGATCGCGGCGGGCGGGCTCGGCGTGGTCTTTACGGCCGTCTTCCTCCTCTGGTATCCGGACCGGGAGGACGCGGAAGCGGCCGAGGAGCGCTCGGATTCGGGCGATCGGGTGGAACCCGACGGGGCCGGCGGCGTCGAGACCCGTTCGTGGGTCGCGCTCCTCGGGCAGCCGGCGACGCTGAAGTTCGTCATCCTCCTGTTCGCGATGCACGCGCTCGTCTCGGCGGAGATACGCGCCTTGCACAGCTTCACGACGGCCTTCGCCTACGGGCGCACCAGCGACTCGACGCTCGCTGCGAACGTCGTCTTCCTCGCGCTGCTCCTCGGGAGCGGGGTCGCCTCGCTCCTGGCCGGGTCGCTGTCCGACGTCGTCGACCGGCGGACCCTCGGCGCGTCCGCCGGCGTCGCCGCGGCGGTCCTCTTCTCGTTCGTCGCGATCGTACCCGCGACCCTTGGCGCGCTCTCGGCGTTCTTCTTCGCGATCGGGCTTGTGCTGTACATGAAAACGCCGGCCATGAACGCGATCACCGCCCAGTTCTCGGACCCGGCCTCGAGCGGGAGCCTGTTCGGCGTCATGACGACGGCCAGCGCACTGGGCGGCGCCGCGGCTCCGACCGTCTTCGGCGTCATCGCCACCGAAGCGAACGACGAGGTCGCGTTCGCCTCGATCGGCGCGGTCAGCGTCGTCACCGTGATCGTGTTCCTCCTGGTTCGGCGCGTGGACCCCGACCCGGCCGCTCGATAG
- a CDS encoding MaoC family dehydratase: protein MDRIAEGETRVFERTFTVEEVRAFADLSGDAQPRHTEPDDDGRVMVHGLLTATLPTKIGGDLQALGRSVAFDFHRPVYTGERITCSLTVESVADHGDRCEFTTDVVCENAAGEPVLTGSIEGLVTADE from the coding sequence ATGGACCGGATCGCCGAGGGCGAGACGCGCGTATTCGAGCGGACGTTCACGGTCGAGGAGGTGCGGGCGTTCGCCGACCTCTCCGGCGACGCCCAACCTCGCCACACCGAGCCGGACGACGACGGGCGCGTGATGGTCCACGGCTTGCTGACGGCGACCCTGCCCACGAAGATCGGCGGCGACCTTCAAGCGCTGGGCCGGTCCGTCGCGTTCGACTTTCACCGGCCGGTCTACACGGGCGAACGGATCACGTGTTCGCTGACCGTCGAGTCGGTCGCGGATCACGGCGATCGGTGCGAGTTCACCACGGACGTCGTCTGTGAGAACGCGGCCGGCGAACCCGTGCTGACGGGATCGATCGAGGGCCTCGTCACGGCGGACGAGTAA
- a CDS encoding universal stress protein has translation MTVLVAFDGSDPAQKALEHAVRTFEDEEIVLLRVLDRPDGLIDAGVEFTREKLKELREETRTDLSAEVEAVLDPGEVDLRTEVAVGEPAREIVEYAEEHDVDHVVVGNHGRDGMARVLLGSVAEQVVRRAPMPVTVVR, from the coding sequence ATGACGGTACTCGTCGCCTTCGACGGCTCCGATCCCGCCCAGAAAGCCCTCGAACACGCGGTCCGAACCTTCGAGGACGAGGAGATCGTCCTCTTGCGCGTGCTCGACCGCCCCGACGGCCTGATCGACGCGGGCGTCGAGTTCACCCGCGAGAAACTCAAAGAGCTGCGCGAGGAGACCCGGACGGACCTTTCGGCGGAGGTCGAGGCCGTCCTCGACCCGGGCGAGGTCGACCTCCGGACCGAGGTCGCCGTCGGCGAACCCGCCCGCGAGATCGTCGAGTACGCGGAGGAGCACGACGTCGACCACGTCGTGGTCGGCAATCACGGCCGCGACGGGATGGCCCGCGTCCTGCTCGGCAGCGTGGCCGAACAGGTCGTGCGGCGGGCGCCCATGCCCGTCACCGTCGTTCGGTAG